Proteins encoded together in one Caballeronia sp. NK8 window:
- a CDS encoding zinc-binding alcohol dehydrogenase family protein, with protein MLTVICETPGTLKAEQREKPQRGDNEVLLRVKRVGVCGTDLHIFTGNQPYLSYPRVMGHELSGVIEEADPASGLKAGDTVYVMPYLSCGKCIACRQGKTNCCVNIQVLGVHRDGAFTEYLNLPAQFVHKAEGVTLDQAAMIEFLAIGAHAVRRADVKPGQRVLVVGTGPIGMAAITFSRLRGANVTALDTREDRLAFCKRELKVDATVQIGEHDKETLSTLTNGEFFDVVFDATGNSRAMERGFEFIAHGGKYVLVSIVPDRISFADPEFHKREATLLASRNATPEDFETVLAAMRKGEVPTDALNTHRLTLADVPERFSSLLDPKAGVVKAIVEC; from the coding sequence ATGCTGACCGTCATTTGCGAAACGCCCGGAACCCTGAAAGCTGAACAGCGCGAGAAGCCGCAGCGCGGCGACAACGAAGTGCTGTTGCGCGTGAAGCGCGTCGGCGTGTGCGGCACCGATCTGCACATCTTCACCGGCAATCAGCCGTATCTGTCGTATCCGCGCGTGATGGGCCACGAACTCTCCGGCGTGATCGAGGAAGCGGACCCGGCGAGCGGCCTGAAGGCGGGCGACACGGTCTACGTGATGCCTTATCTCTCGTGCGGCAAGTGCATCGCGTGCCGTCAGGGCAAGACCAATTGCTGCGTGAATATCCAGGTGCTCGGCGTGCATCGCGACGGCGCGTTCACGGAATATCTGAATCTGCCCGCGCAGTTCGTTCACAAAGCCGAGGGCGTCACGCTCGATCAGGCCGCGATGATCGAATTCCTCGCGATCGGCGCGCACGCCGTGCGCCGCGCGGACGTGAAGCCGGGCCAGCGCGTGCTGGTCGTCGGCACGGGTCCGATCGGCATGGCGGCCATCACGTTCTCACGCCTGCGCGGCGCGAACGTCACCGCGCTCGACACGCGCGAAGACCGCCTCGCGTTCTGCAAGCGCGAACTGAAAGTGGACGCGACCGTGCAGATCGGCGAGCACGACAAGGAAACCTTGTCGACGCTCACGAACGGCGAATTTTTCGACGTGGTGTTCGACGCGACCGGCAACTCGCGCGCGATGGAACGCGGCTTCGAGTTCATCGCGCACGGCGGGAAGTATGTGCTGGTGTCGATCGTGCCGGACCGCATCTCGTTCGCCGATCCGGAGTTCCACAAGCGCGAAGCGACGCTGCTCGCCAGCCGCAACGCGACGCCCGAGGACTTCGAGACCGTGCTCGCCGCGATGCGAAAAGGCGAAGTCCCGACCGATGCGCTCAATACGCATCGTCTGACGCTCGCCGACGTGCCCGAGCGATTCTCGTCGCTGCTCGATCCGAAGGCGGGCGTCGTGAAGGCGATCGTCGAGTGCTGA